One Actinomycetota bacterium genomic window carries:
- a CDS encoding HEAT repeat domain-containing protein — translation MERESLARPEEMLRLLASAADAARLYPPASELPRQAVARFVTFANATTSASGPVRFTIDPHGFRLGEREIAGGVSHVVSLAEALHRLQSGQLIVAPDLTDEETATFLATCAQDPQEVRSAGGLRAALGAAGVARIAVIEVSLRASSEEGLLGVDLAAAPLDEIAEETAAAADRWARAAASGQAVDEMAASLESLEEATRDIAMQRVAQALLRLDEPTRERVLAASLAPAPGGERMKGMLGVVARMNPAALARLLALTAARVNAAPERVAMALDLPPEALKMVMELLKPSPRSEADCGVPPDVDTSHMAADIAETDDRSDLDRQIAISAPALASGKRLVADVRLSHKSPDLDTVTAIGHALPGAARDGALVEVREALRRLDELREDPVLTEAVDRARATLADPVMLRDLCRAPLTDADAAVAGEILSAAGPAGAQALLEVYLHTDEFRRSLMRPVLRGMSDQVLSVAGRMLRTADTQTAAAVLGTLSHLGDRRVLPVIATALENVDVNVRAAALRALADTRLDEAVTALEKALGHWDPASRRHAARELGRICAESAVPALSRVLDRIQLFERNYELKKEVIASLEAIGSAKALPALRRIAKAGWPFGRKRKELRFLARNAMARLEDRERGRQ, via the coding sequence ATGGAGCGCGAGAGCCTCGCAAGGCCGGAGGAGATGCTGCGCTTGCTGGCGTCGGCCGCCGACGCCGCCCGCCTCTACCCGCCCGCGAGCGAGCTGCCGCGTCAGGCGGTCGCGCGGTTCGTCACCTTCGCGAACGCGACCACGTCGGCCTCCGGGCCGGTGCGGTTCACCATCGACCCCCACGGGTTCCGGCTCGGCGAGCGCGAGATCGCGGGCGGCGTCAGCCACGTCGTCTCGCTCGCGGAAGCGCTGCACCGGCTCCAGTCCGGCCAGCTCATAGTCGCGCCCGACCTGACCGACGAGGAGACCGCGACGTTCCTTGCGACCTGCGCGCAGGATCCCCAGGAGGTCCGCAGCGCCGGCGGGCTCCGCGCGGCGCTCGGCGCCGCAGGCGTGGCGCGCATCGCGGTCATCGAGGTCTCACTGCGCGCGTCGAGCGAGGAGGGGCTGCTCGGCGTCGACCTGGCCGCTGCGCCACTCGACGAGATCGCCGAGGAGACCGCCGCGGCGGCGGACCGATGGGCGCGCGCGGCGGCGAGCGGCCAGGCGGTCGACGAGATGGCAGCGTCGCTCGAGAGCCTCGAGGAGGCCACCCGCGACATCGCCATGCAGCGCGTGGCCCAGGCGCTGCTCCGCCTCGACGAGCCCACGCGCGAGCGCGTGCTCGCGGCGTCGCTCGCCCCGGCGCCCGGCGGCGAGCGCATGAAGGGCATGCTCGGGGTGGTCGCGCGCATGAACCCGGCCGCGCTCGCCCGGCTGCTCGCCCTGACGGCCGCACGCGTGAACGCCGCGCCCGAGCGAGTCGCCATGGCGCTCGACCTGCCACCCGAGGCGCTCAAGATGGTGATGGAGCTGCTGAAGCCGTCTCCGCGCTCAGAAGCCGACTGCGGCGTGCCGCCCGATGTCGACACCTCGCACATGGCGGCCGACATCGCCGAGACCGACGACCGCTCCGACCTCGACCGCCAGATCGCGATCTCCGCGCCGGCGCTCGCCTCCGGCAAGCGGCTCGTCGCCGACGTGCGGCTCTCGCACAAGAGCCCGGACCTCGACACGGTCACCGCGATCGGGCACGCGCTGCCCGGCGCAGCGCGCGACGGCGCACTCGTCGAGGTGCGCGAGGCGCTCCGGCGCCTTGACGAGCTGCGCGAGGACCCGGTGCTCACCGAGGCGGTCGACCGCGCGCGAGCGACGCTCGCGGACCCCGTCATGCTGCGCGACCTGTGCCGCGCGCCGCTCACCGACGCCGACGCGGCGGTGGCGGGCGAGATCCTGTCGGCCGCGGGGCCGGCGGGCGCGCAGGCGCTCCTCGAGGTCTACCTGCACACCGACGAGTTCCGGCGCTCGCTCATGCGCCCGGTGCTGCGCGGCATGTCCGACCAGGTGTTGAGCGTCGCGGGCCGCATGCTGCGCACGGCCGACACCCAGACGGCCGCGGCCGTGCTCGGCACGCTGTCGCACCTCGGCGACCGGCGCGTGCTCCCGGTCATCGCAACCGCGCTCGAGAACGTCGACGTCAACGTGCGCGCCGCGGCGCTGCGGGCGCTGGCAGACACGCGCTTGGACGAGGCGGTCACGGCACTGGAGAAGGCGCTCGGGCACTGGGACCCGGCATCGCGCCGGCACGCGGCGCGGGAGCTCGGCCGCATCTGCGCCGAATCGGCGGTCCCGGCCCTCTCGCGGGTGCTCGATAGGATACAGTTGTTCGAGAGGAACTACGAACTCAAGAAGGAAGTCATAGCCAGCCTCGAGGCGATCGGCTCCGCAAAGGCGCTTCCCGCACTGCGCCGGATCGCCAAGGCCGGGTGGCCCTTCGGCCGCAAGCGCAAGGAGTTGAGGTTCCTCGCGCGCAACGCGATGGCGCGACTCGAGGACCGGGAACGCGGGAGGCAGTGA
- a CDS encoding ImmA/IrrE family metallo-endopeptidase, translating to MPMCRLYGKSRPRGRPYRRRESPLVLKTDAYYRDLAADALRQAGILEPPVDMRVVADTIGVPVRPVRLAGFFSGMLVSEEGMPVMVVNATRDELHQRSTLAHMIGHVVIMLAEEGATYPRNVADHRPADVVGAELVLPEFMVADEARKWFNDYRYLARLFAVTEGEMMEKMKGLGLIKDRGIHWDY from the coding sequence GTGCCGATGTGTAGACTGTACGGGAAGAGCCGCCCGCGTGGGCGGCCGTACCGCAGGCGGGAGAGCCCACTCGTGCTCAAGACCGACGCGTACTACCGCGATCTCGCGGCTGATGCGCTCAGGCAGGCCGGCATCCTCGAGCCGCCGGTCGACATGCGCGTGGTCGCCGACACGATCGGCGTGCCCGTCAGGCCCGTGCGCTTGGCCGGGTTCTTCTCGGGCATGCTCGTGTCCGAGGAGGGCATGCCGGTCATGGTCGTTAACGCCACTCGCGACGAGCTGCACCAGCGCTCCACGCTCGCGCACATGATCGGGCACGTGGTCATCATGCTCGCCGAGGAGGGCGCGACGTACCCCCGCAACGTCGCGGACCACCGCCCCGCCGACGTCGTGGGCGCAGAGCTCGTGCTGCCCGAGTTCATGGTCGCCGACGAGGCGCGCAAATGGTTCAACGACTACCGGTACCTCGCCCGACTGTTCGCCGTGACCGAGGGCGAGATGATGGAGAAGATGAAGGGCCTCGGCCTCATCAAGGACCGCGGCATCCACTGGGACTACTGA
- a CDS encoding HD-GYP domain-containing protein encodes MGEEERLDTPEEMAAQTGPGTEAPFATPAKLARAKELLRSVAVAQNNATLYPPTHPLVKQGLDEVVTAVCGLADLGFEEVTINVYKGTLFVENQVFPEESVTHRRLVEDLLARGVSAITLDDEITAEDAQALIDLIVDTTISDIEAARTFLELRAVASVGVAETTTLEGTESAAEDRESKGKAREAYDLGMSAMRDVETQTKLGKVFDLEPLQNLVNTLLDNLFRDPAAVLGLTAIRGHDDYTLNHAINVCILALSAGASLGLDAESLRSLGLSALLYDLGKVRIPEDILNKEGPLTSDEWQIVKSHATEGADLLKRIQLVDHMPMIVALEHHQRHDLQGYPEPDAGTEQHLFSKIVALCDAYDAMTTRRPFRREIRPDKALAVLMQGRGKAYDPSLTKAFVQMLGIYPMGAVVKLTDGRSAVVFRVNRDDLLRPRVKVLVDPEGRWYEEPTVFDLRIVDPATGEYGCSIEEAVPASDVGIDDVWQYL; translated from the coding sequence ATGGGCGAAGAAGAGCGTCTCGACACACCCGAGGAGATGGCGGCGCAGACCGGGCCGGGCACCGAGGCCCCGTTCGCGACCCCGGCGAAGCTCGCGCGCGCCAAGGAGCTCTTGCGCTCCGTGGCGGTTGCCCAGAACAACGCCACGCTGTACCCGCCCACGCACCCGCTCGTGAAGCAGGGCCTCGACGAGGTCGTCACCGCCGTGTGCGGCCTGGCCGACCTCGGCTTCGAAGAGGTCACCATCAACGTCTACAAGGGCACGCTGTTCGTCGAGAACCAGGTCTTCCCCGAGGAGAGCGTGACGCACCGCAGGCTCGTGGAGGACCTGCTCGCGCGCGGCGTCTCCGCCATCACCCTCGATGATGAGATCACCGCCGAGGACGCGCAGGCGCTGATCGACCTGATCGTCGACACGACTATCTCGGACATCGAGGCAGCCCGGACGTTCCTCGAGCTGCGCGCGGTCGCCTCGGTGGGAGTGGCCGAGACCACGACACTCGAGGGCACCGAGTCGGCCGCCGAGGACCGCGAGAGCAAGGGAAAGGCCCGGGAGGCCTACGACCTCGGCATGTCGGCGATGCGCGACGTGGAGACGCAGACGAAGCTCGGCAAGGTGTTCGACCTCGAGCCGCTGCAGAACCTGGTCAACACGCTGCTCGACAACCTGTTCCGCGACCCGGCCGCCGTGCTCGGCCTGACCGCGATTCGCGGGCACGACGACTACACGCTCAACCACGCGATCAACGTGTGCATCCTCGCGCTGTCGGCGGGCGCGTCGCTCGGGCTCGACGCCGAGTCGCTGAGGTCGCTCGGCCTGTCCGCGCTCCTCTACGACCTCGGCAAGGTGCGCATCCCGGAGGACATCCTCAACAAGGAAGGCCCCTTGACGAGCGACGAGTGGCAGATCGTGAAGTCGCACGCGACCGAGGGCGCGGACCTGCTCAAGCGCATCCAGCTCGTGGACCACATGCCGATGATCGTGGCGCTCGAGCATCACCAGCGCCACGACCTGCAGGGCTACCCCGAGCCGGACGCCGGCACGGAGCAGCACCTGTTCTCCAAGATCGTCGCGCTGTGCGACGCGTACGACGCGATGACCACGCGGCGCCCGTTCCGCCGCGAGATCCGTCCCGACAAGGCGCTCGCCGTGCTGATGCAAGGCCGAGGCAAGGCGTACGACCCGTCGCTCACCAAGGCGTTCGTGCAGATGCTCGGCATCTATCCGATGGGCGCGGTCGTGAAGCTGACCGACGGCCGGAGCGCGGTGGTCTTCCGCGTGAACCGCGACGACCTGCTGCGCCCGCGCGTCAAGGTGCTCGTGGACCCGGAGGGGCGCTGGTACGAGGAACCCACCGTGTTCGACCTGCGCATCGTCGACCCGGCCACCGGCGAGTACGGCTGCTCGATCGAGGAGGCCGTGCCCGCGTCCGACGTCGGCATCGACGACGTCTGGCAGTACCTGTAG